One genomic window of Paenisporosarcina antarctica includes the following:
- a CDS encoding P-II family nitrogen regulator: MKKIEAIIRPEVFPDVRRALALEGIDGLSVMEIAGCGRQEGRTGLFRGNAYEMEFSAKLKLEMVVEDHLVEPIIEAILEYATTGEVGDGKIFILPVDEAIRIRTKERGAIAVY, translated from the coding sequence ATGAAAAAAATTGAAGCAATTATTCGACCAGAAGTTTTTCCAGATGTCCGAAGAGCTTTGGCACTTGAAGGAATTGACGGATTAAGTGTAATGGAAATTGCAGGTTGTGGTAGACAAGAGGGACGAACAGGCCTTTTTCGTGGAAATGCTTATGAAATGGAGTTCTCAGCTAAATTAAAATTAGAAATGGTGGTTGAAGATCATTTAGTTGAACCAATTATCGAAGCCATCTTAGAGTATGCAACTACTGGCGAAGTGGGAGATGGAAAAATTTTCATCCTTCCTGTAGATGAAGCAATTCGAATTCGAACAAAAGAACGTGGCGCAATCGCCGTATATTAA
- a CDS encoding ammonium transporter: METIEAVQSSVDMIWMMIGAILVFFMHAGFAMVETGFTRSKNTVNILMKNLLTVSLGSLLYFIIGFAIMFGPSAFGLIGTEGFALLGREDIGFFVFQAVFAATCATIISGAVAERMKLSSYLILVVAMTGVIYPIVGHWVWGGGWLAELGYIDFAGSSVVHLTGAVGALIAAWLIGPRIGKYSGHSVNVIPGHSVPLGALGVFILWLGWFGFNGGSTLAADPTLVPLVIANTLLAASAAVLSTALYTKLRYKRIDASLTLNGALSGLVGITAGCANVSLIGAIAIGLVSGVLMTESIRFFDVKARIDDPVGAISVHGIAGIWGTLAVGLFDVANGAFYGGGVSVITIQFIGVAAIIGWTTLTVGGSLLTIRLFTSLRVSKEDETIGLDYSEHGTQAYVLQDVFKGAEPRSNDFAHRLTQLGKSVEAK; the protein is encoded by the coding sequence ATGGAGACAATTGAAGCAGTACAAAGCTCGGTAGATATGATATGGATGATGATTGGTGCCATCTTAGTATTTTTTATGCATGCTGGTTTTGCCATGGTTGAAACTGGATTCACTCGTTCTAAAAATACAGTAAATATATTAATGAAAAACTTATTGACTGTATCGCTTGGTTCCCTGCTTTATTTCATCATAGGTTTCGCGATCATGTTCGGCCCTTCCGCTTTTGGTCTAATCGGGACGGAAGGTTTTGCTTTACTTGGACGTGAAGATATAGGGTTCTTTGTATTCCAGGCTGTTTTTGCTGCAACTTGCGCGACCATTATTTCTGGAGCAGTTGCAGAGCGAATGAAATTATCTTCTTACCTTATATTAGTCGTTGCAATGACGGGAGTTATTTACCCAATTGTTGGCCACTGGGTTTGGGGTGGAGGATGGTTAGCTGAACTTGGTTATATTGATTTCGCAGGATCGTCAGTCGTTCATTTAACCGGTGCGGTTGGCGCGTTAATTGCCGCATGGTTAATTGGGCCTCGTATCGGAAAATATAGTGGACATTCAGTAAATGTTATACCCGGCCACAGCGTTCCATTGGGAGCACTCGGTGTCTTTATTTTATGGCTAGGATGGTTCGGCTTTAATGGCGGCAGTACACTTGCGGCGGACCCTACATTAGTACCATTAGTCATAGCCAATACGTTACTTGCTGCATCTGCAGCTGTATTGTCCACTGCTCTCTATACCAAACTTCGCTACAAACGAATAGATGCATCACTTACGTTAAATGGCGCACTTAGTGGGCTTGTAGGAATTACAGCGGGATGTGCAAACGTCTCTCTTATTGGCGCAATTGCGATTGGACTTGTTTCAGGTGTATTAATGACTGAAAGCATTCGATTCTTTGATGTGAAAGCAAGAATTGATGATCCTGTCGGCGCAATATCCGTTCATGGTATCGCAGGAATTTGGGGAACGCTCGCAGTCGGTTTATTCGACGTAGCGAACGGGGCATTTTACGGAGGTGGCGTTAGCGTAATTACCATTCAGTTCATTGGAGTAGCCGCAATTATTGGCTGGACTACACTAACTGTCGGTGGTAGTTTGCTAACGATTCGTCTATTCACTTCATTACGTGTATCAAAAGAAGACGAAACAATTGGCTTAGATTACTCTGAACACGGCACGCAAGCGTACGTCTTACAAGATGTATTTAAAG